The genomic segment tagtgtctatttttttgcaatttatgtatgaagaaaatgtatgtaaaaAGTCAACAGAAACACATGGACAGAATCCTGATTTTGTGTGACTTTAGAGCAGTGCTTTTCAAATACGGGGAAGGACCCAGGTATTCAAATTTTTTGGGGCTTTTTtgggaagtgccccaaatcaaaccggaagtgaccccaaatagaccggaagtgacctcaggtaaaccggaagtgaccccaaatcaaaccggaagtgtcCTCAcgtaaaccggaagtgacacaaataaaccggaggtgacctttttaaaccggaagtgaccccaaataaaccggaagtgacctaaattaaaccggaagtgccccaaataaaccggaaatCACCTTATTTCAACAATAACTGCCGTAAATGGAACCAAAAGTGACCTAAATATAACGTTTACTCtaacttttacaatttttgtccgattttacccgtttcaacttttgaactccaaattgaacctcttgaacctgtagtttttgttttgttacaaattttaaaaaaaatggcgcaatttttttttttacaattcccATTCATGgttttcgccttcacacgcaatttctccagaaattgcattttctagttagAATAGTGTAATTGCACATCCTCTACAGTAGATGGCagtggtgcttttttttttttttttggcaaattGATGCACTTAAAAACGTAGTTGTAAGTtgatctatattttttatttactgctgtctttattaattaattacatCTCGCCGATGTTTATTTTAGCTaggacaaaatgtttgtttttttcaggatGGTGCGTATATGTGATTGGTAGAAAACAAGAGAATCTGATTctgcctcccccccccccaacacacatacacacactcataaCTTATTAAAAGTGAGTGTGAGGATAAATAAAAAGGATCACTACTTCTTCATCATTGTCCTCTTGTCTCCTGTCAGGCAGGCATGGCTTCATCGTGGCTCAAGTACCTCTCTCTGGGCGTGCTGGTGTTCCAGACCACATCCTTGGTGCTCATCATGCGCTACTCCCGAACCTTGCAGGCGGAGGGTCCGCGGTACCTGGCCTCTTCGGCCGTAGTGGTGGCCGAGGTCATGAAGATCGTCATCTGTCTGATGCTCGTCTTCAAAGACCACAGTGAGTGAAAGGACCCATTATCTGCTGCCATTCACCAACCCAACGATTAGGGATGACTAAAAAGGAAACCGAAAATGAGGAAACCGAGGGCGAAAACCGAaaaagttcaaaataaatccaaatgaGCAATGGATTGAAAAGCTATCGTAGCTTTGCCATCTCTCCTCAGGTTACAGCGTGCGAGCGTTCAACAGCGTCCTCCGGCAGGAGATCGTCTACAAGCCCATGGAAACCCTGAAGCTGGCCATCCCCTCGGGCATCTACACCCTGCAGAACAACCTGCTCTACGTCGCCCTCTCCAACTTGGATGCCGCCACCTACCAGGTACATGGACAAAGATGTACTTTTGTCGTCGACGCTCACTCCTGCCTGTCCTCCAGCTCACGTACCAGTTGAAGATCCTCACCACGGCTTTGTTCTCCGTGCTCATGCTGAGACGCCGGCTGGGCATCTACCAGTGGCTCTCCTTGCTCATCCTCATGACCGGAGTGGCTCTCGTACAGGTCGGTAGCCAACATTTTCAGCAtcgtttgttagcattaatcTGAAGGCTAGCTTAGTTTAAATTCACAACTGAATCATCTCAGTGGCAGCTTACACGTTTGTCTCTCGTCCGCAGTGGCCGTCTGAATCCTCGGTGGTGGCGGAGAAGGCGTCAACTTCCACAGGCTCCCAGTTTGTGGGCGTCATGGCCGTCTTGGTGGCGTGCTGCTCCAGCGGCTTTGCCGGCGTCTACTTTGAGAAGATCCTGAAGGAGAGCAAACAGAGCGTCTGGATCCGCAACATCCAGCTCGGTCAGTGGGGaactttgttttggtttcgAGGTGcagttgttatttttgtccacttgGGGTCATATTATGACATTTTCCATTATATACTAACTTGTGCACATGTCAGGGATGTTCTGCCTGGTGTTCA from the Syngnathus acus chromosome 4, fSynAcu1.2, whole genome shotgun sequence genome contains:
- the slc35a3a gene encoding solute carrier family 35 member A3a, with protein sequence MASSWLKYLSLGVLVFQTTSLVLIMRYSRTLQAEGPRYLASSAVVVAEVMKIVICLMLVFKDHSYSVRAFNSVLRQEIVYKPMETLKLAIPSGIYTLQNNLLYVALSNLDAATYQLTYQLKILTTALFSVLMLRRRLGIYQWLSLLILMTGVALVQWPSESSVVAEKASTSTGSQFVGVMAVLVACCSSGFAGVYFEKILKESKQSVWIRNIQLGMFCLVFSFVGMLSFDGDKVMELGMFQGYNAVTCTVVTLQALGGLVIAAVIKYADNILKGFATSLSIIVSTLISYFWLQDFDPTSIFFLGAALVIGATFLYGYEGKKPANPSRA